The following is a genomic window from Planctomycetia bacterium.
ATGATGATCCGGGCGGGATGCCTCTGCCTTACTATGAGACAGATAGGGAGGCGGCGAGGTTCAGCAATGGGGCCAACGGTTTCGGCGCTTACGACCTGTGGTTCTGGGATTCGCCCAGGCGGCCCTGTAAGAATACGCACACGACCTGGATGGCGGACTGGTTCATCGTCAGCGAAAACCGATTCACCGTTCCCGGCGCGGACCCGTTGCATGTGATTACCGTTCATGACGGCTTTCGATACGGATTCGAGATCTGGCCGAAGAAGCTCTACTTCAGGATTCTCGATCTGTTTGATGTCGTCATTCCACTACCGGACATCGTCGTGGATTGGAGCCCGGCGGTCTGGACGAATAATCTGATGACCCCGACGACGGTCGGCGAGACTTATCCGGGTGGGGTCTTGACCCCCCCGCCGCCGCCGCCTTTCCAGGTGACGGTCGGCGACACGTGGCCGCCGAGCAACATTGCTCCGGACCAGATTCAATTCGGTGCGACGTTCATCCATCCTGGCAACGGCCAGCCGGCCTCCACGTCGTACACGCTGAAGAACCTGCACGACCCGAACAACAAGGGAGATAACTGGAACATCGACGTACCGCTGCTGATGTCTCCCACGCAGGGCAATCACCTGCAAGTCACGATTGATATGTCCAAGAAGTTGATCGTGGTGGGACGAAACCAGCCGACGACCGATCGACAATCGGCGCTGCAGAACGTGCTTGCGGCGGAGATGCTCATGGGATTCAACCCGGAGGCGCACAATCTGGTCGAGATCGGGCGACGATCGTTTAACTTCCAGTTGACCGCGATTGAGCACCCGCGCGGCGATATGGACGGCGATGCGCTGGTCAACGGACTCGACATCCAGGGGTTTGTCGATCTTCTCCTGTCCGACGAGCAGGACATCAATCTTGTGCCCTTCGGGGACTTTGACATGACCGACACAGTAACGATAGACGACGTTCCGGGATTCGTGGATGCGCAATTGGCGCCGTAGCATTTGAATATGCGTGCATTAGAGCCGAGGCGAACTCATCGGATCGCGAGCGCTTGCATTTGCCTCGCGCTCGCGGTCATCGCCGTCTCGTGCGCAGAGCGAGAGCGGGCGGCGGATCGCTCACTTCGGCCGGAGGCTTCCGCAATGCGAGAATCGCCGATGCCCGATGACGACGCGGTCACGATTGAAATCAACGATCGACTCGTCACGGCGCTGCGCAACGGGCGCGTCTTGTGGCAGACCGACGCGGTCGCAGCCGCGCCCGGGCCGATCGCCGGTGAGGCGCGCGTCAGGTCTGCGACCATCCACGACGGGGAAGTTCATGCCGTCGTCGGCAAGCACAGCCTTGTCATTCTGGATTTGCGAACGGGAAGCGTATTGGAAACCGCGTCGGATTAGCCGACCGCTGAGGTCATGCTGAAGAGAAAAAAACGCGTCAGTCGCGCAGGTCCGCGCGGCCTTCGATGAGGTCGGGCACGCCTTCGTCGTCTTCGATGTCGGCGGTGCCGTAGGCGTCATCCTCCTCGGCTTCCATGTCGGCACGGAATTCGCCCTGAGCCACATCGTCATCGCGCTGCTTGCGGATCTCCGACCATTCCTTGGATGTGAGCAGGACTTCCCGCGCCTGGCTGCCCTTGTAGTCGCCGACAATTCCGGCCGAGGCCATCTGGTCGATGAGGCGACTGGCGCGCGAGTATCCGATTTCCAGACGCCGCTGCAGCAGGCTGACGCTTCCGCGCTGACTCTCGACAATGATCGACACGGCATCGTCAAAGAGCGGGTCGCGCTCGGAGTCCTCACCTTCGCCGGCCGGGCGGAGGCGCTGCAATTCGTGATGGAAGACGGGCCGGGCCTTGGTTGATAAGTCGGCGAGGACGGCGCGGAGTTCGTCGTCCTCGATGTAGGTGCCCTGTGCGCGAACGAGCTTGGACGAGCCGGGGGGCAGGAAGAGCATGTCGCCCTCGCCCATGAGGACTTCGGCGCCGTTCTGATCGAGGACGATGCGCGAGTCCATGCGGCTGGCGACGCGAAACGCCATGCGGCAGGGGAGGTTACTCTTGATGAGGCCGGTGACGACGTTGGCCTGCGGCCGCTGCGTGGCGACGACCAGGTGGATGCCGACGGCGCGGCTCTTCTGGGCGAGGCGGGAGAGATGGTGCTCGACCTCTTTGCCGGAGGTCATCATCAGGTCGGCCAATTCGTCGATGACGATGACGATGTAGGGCAGGTGCGTGGGAATCTGCTGCTTTTCCTCGTCGGTCGTGGGGGCGAATCGTTCGTAGATCTGATCCTTGGACATTCGATTGAAGCTGCCGATGTCGCGGACGCCGGCCTCGGCCAGCAGCTCATAACGCTCGTCCATCTTCGTCGTCGCCCACTGGAGGATCATTTCCGCCCGCTGCATGTCGGTGACGATCGGACACATCAGGTGCGGGATGTCCTTGAAGATGGAGAGTTCGACCATCTTGGGATCGACGAGAATGAGTTTCACGTGGTCCGGCCGCTGGGTCATCAGGACGGACATGATGAGCGTGTTAATTGAGACGCTCTTGCCGCTGCCGGTGGTGCCCGCGACGAGAAGGTGCGGCATAGTGGCGATGTCGGCAATAAGCGGATCGCCGCTGGCGTTCTTGCCCATGAAGATAGGCAGGGCCATCTTGGTCGGCTTGACGCCGCCGAGCATGATGAGTTCCTTGAGGCGGACCTTCTCTTTGTTGATGTTGGGAACTTCAATGCCGATGGTGTTCTTGCCGGGGATCGGCGCGACGACGCGGACGGCCGGGGCCTTCAGCGCGCGGGCGATGTCGTTGGCGAGCGAATTGATCTGGCTGACCTTGGTGCCGGCGGAGAGCTCCAGCTCGAACATGGTGATGACGGGGCCGGTGTCGATCTCGACAACCTTCACTTCAATGCGAAACTCGGCGAGGGTGCGCTCCAGAATGGCCGCCTGATCGCGGACCAGCCCTTCCTGGCTCGCGGAGTATCTGCCCTCCGGATCGCGGAGGATGGACAGCGGTGGTAGGACGTAGTCGCCCAATTCCGCCGGCCAGGCGTTCTTCGGCTGCTTGCCTTCGACGCGGTCCTTGCCCAGCATGCGGATGATCAGTTCGCGCTCAGGTGTTCGTTTGGGCGGGGCCTCGGCGTCATCGCCTTCAGATTCTGAGTCCTCCTCCTTCGCTTCAGGTACGGCGTCATCTTCGTCGTCGGGCTCGTCAAGCGCTTGTGCCGACGGCTGGGAGGGTGAGTCGAAGGCGCCGGAGCTCAGGTTGCCCGCCCCGATCATGACCGGCGTGAGCTTCGGACCGATACGACCCGCGGCGCCGACGGTGGAAGTCGCTCGCCGGGCAAACGAGGCGACCCATTCGAAGAATGTTGGGACTTTGACGAGCAGGTCATCGGCGGCGAGGACGACGCCGAGGGTGAATACGGCGGAGATGACCACCGCGGCCCCCCAGAGTGAGAAGGCGTCCTTGAGCATCGCGGCAAATGCAATGCCGAGGATTCCGCCGTGTCCCTCGACAAGTCCCTCCCGAGCGTTCGGGTGGAGCAACGCACCGCCGGCAGCCGCGGCCGTGACCAGAAGGGTGAGTCCGATCAATCGCATGGCGGGCGAGGGAATGGATCGCCGCATGAGTTGCAGGACGGCCGCCGCCGAGACGAGCAGCAGAAGGGGATAGACTCCGTCACCGAGATAGTGAAGGAGGTGGAAGGAAAACCAGGCGCCGGCCCGACCGCAGCCGTTGAGGACCGGATCAGGCTGGGGCCAGACGGCGGAATTCGGCCAGTCGTTGACGTCAAACGTCAGGATGGCCACCCATGCGAATGCGCACAGCACAAGGGCCGCGACGGAGCGCGAGTTGCGAAGGGTCGCGGCATGTTGAGGAAAGAGCGTCACAATGATCCCCGTTTATCCCCCGCTTACGAATTCTCCAGAGCTTTGATTCATCGCTTCCCGCCGATTGCGATCGCCGGATGGATGGCGAGAAAAAAATCAAGGACCGGCGCGCATTTTCAGCGCCCGGCATGCCGCAATCGGCCTTTTCAGTACTATCGACCGAACATTGCCCATCGCTCAACCCAAACGGCGCGACGAAATGCGGCGCTGAAGCGCGCGAAGTCCGTCGAATTTCTTGATTCCAGTCGAACAAATTGTTATGCTCAACCCAGCACTTCGGACCGGGAGTGTGATTCAGGGCTCTGAGCATTTTTTACGGCAGGAGGCGGGCATGTCGAAGCGCCGTAGCTGCGCACTCACCCAGCCGGTCGACACGCACACTTACCTTATTGAGTGGGAGGGCAGCCCGCGCCGAATCCGCCTGATGGATGTCGCCCCGGAGAGCGCAACCGAGGCCTCGGGACGCAGACCGACAAATTTCGGACGCCAGACCCTCTCCTGGCTGCGTAGCGAGGTTTTGGGCGAGGCGCGGGAGGCGGAGGTCGAGCTTCCGGCCGAGTCGGTGGTCAGCAATTCCGGATGCCTGTTGGGGCACCTCTTCATCCGCGGCGCGAACATCTGCGTCCGGATGGTTCGCGAGGGATGGTCCCCCTGCTTTGAGAAGTACGGACACCCCAGTTCTTATTGCGAGGAACTGGAGGATGCGGAGCGCTGGGCCATCCGCGAGGGGCTCGGCATCTGGGGCGGCGCGCATGCCGAGACATACTGGAAACGCAAGCGCTGGTGGCTGCTGCGCGCCGGACAGGTGGAGCGCTGCCGGCACGCCGCCGCGATGGGCGAGGACATTCTGGACGCCCGGCTGGACTACGATGAGATCGTCAAGCGCGCAGCAGTCAACGCGCCATCGGTCATTTTCGCTGACGCGACGAATCTGTTTCCGCTGGCGGACGGGGCGTCGCTTGTGCAGCTTGGGAATCCGAGTCGGCCCTTGTGCGCGTTCTTTCCGTTGTCGATGCGAATCTTCGCCCGTTATCTCGCCAGGCATCACATTGGCGCCGGAAAGCAGAACTACCTGTACTTCAACGGTCCGCTTTCCATGGAAGGCGATCAGCCGCAGATCCTGGTTGAAATCCCGAATGTCGTCGCGACCTATCCGCCGCGCGATCTTCAATAGGCGAGCGGCGACGGACCGCGCGGCGCACGCGCAGGTAGCGCGCAGCCGCGCGGATGGTTCACCGTCGCCTGCTTACTCTTCCATCTCCACCCACCAGACCTTTGTGATCGTTCGTCCGTCCGTCTCAAAGATGAAGCTGTCGTCGGCCGGGGGCTCGTCGCCTCGGCCCGACTGGTCGCCTTCGTCGGTGCGAAGGATGTGGTCGGGCTTTACTCCGGCCTTTTTGAGGCGCTTGATCGAGCCTTCGT
Proteins encoded in this region:
- a CDS encoding thermonuclease family protein is translated as MSKRRSCALTQPVDTHTYLIEWEGSPRRIRLMDVAPESATEASGRRPTNFGRQTLSWLRSEVLGEAREAEVELPAESVVSNSGCLLGHLFIRGANICVRMVREGWSPCFEKYGHPSSYCEELEDAERWAIREGLGIWGGAHAETYWKRKRWWLLRAGQVERCRHAAAMGEDILDARLDYDEIVKRAAVNAPSVIFADATNLFPLADGASLVQLGNPSRPLCAFFPLSMRIFARYLARHHIGAGKQNYLYFNGPLSMEGDQPQILVEIPNVVATYPPRDLQ
- a CDS encoding DNA translocase FtsK 4TM domain-containing protein; translation: MTLFPQHAATLRNSRSVAALVLCAFAWVAILTFDVNDWPNSAVWPQPDPVLNGCGRAGAWFSFHLLHYLGDGVYPLLLLVSAAAVLQLMRRSIPSPAMRLIGLTLLVTAAAAGGALLHPNAREGLVEGHGGILGIAFAAMLKDAFSLWGAAVVISAVFTLGVVLAADDLLVKVPTFFEWVASFARRATSTVGAAGRIGPKLTPVMIGAGNLSSGAFDSPSQPSAQALDEPDDEDDAVPEAKEEDSESEGDDAEAPPKRTPERELIIRMLGKDRVEGKQPKNAWPAELGDYVLPPLSILRDPEGRYSASQEGLVRDQAAILERTLAEFRIEVKVVEIDTGPVITMFELELSAGTKVSQINSLANDIARALKAPAVRVVAPIPGKNTIGIEVPNINKEKVRLKELIMLGGVKPTKMALPIFMGKNASGDPLIADIATMPHLLVAGTTGSGKSVSINTLIMSVLMTQRPDHVKLILVDPKMVELSIFKDIPHLMCPIVTDMQRAEMILQWATTKMDERYELLAEAGVRDIGSFNRMSKDQIYERFAPTTDEEKQQIPTHLPYIVIVIDELADLMMTSGKEVEHHLSRLAQKSRAVGIHLVVATQRPQANVVTGLIKSNLPCRMAFRVASRMDSRIVLDQNGAEVLMGEGDMLFLPPGSSKLVRAQGTYIEDDELRAVLADLSTKARPVFHHELQRLRPAGEGEDSERDPLFDDAVSIIVESQRGSVSLLQRRLEIGYSRASRLIDQMASAGIVGDYKGSQAREVLLTSKEWSEIRKQRDDDVAQGEFRADMEAEEDDAYGTADIEDDEGVPDLIEGRADLRD